CTTTTGGCTAATTGAATCTTACTCAAACTATTGACTTTCAGTCAACTCTCCTATCCACAATTCTCCTATGTCCACACTGATTTACCTTTAGGTACCCAGTATCAAGGAACTGAAGTTTAAAAAGGAGCTAGTTGGTTCATACACTGTTCACATGCCATTTCTATAATCTAAAATAAGGTCAGGTAGGACTTACCTCCCGTTCCTCTGTGGGTGAGATGCTTATTAACTGACTGTTCTAAGTGGGCCAGACATTTAGTGTTTAATATGCAGTCAGTGGATAACATGTCTGGGACTTAATGATCCTTCCCAGCCCAGGTAGCCACAGCTGGTGATTCTAGTCTCCGTAGAAGCAGCTGATGTCCAGCCAATGAATACAGACAAAGCACACTTACTGCTGGGTATGTGTGTCCTACAGAAGCGCTGTGTCTACCAATGTCTATTGACAGGTCCTCTTCAGTGGTCTTCAAGTACACGGGATTGTCAAAGTTCATGCTCTTCATGTTCTTATGCTGCCAATTCCTCCACATCAAGTAGCCACCTACTGCTGCCATCACTAAGAgcactgataaaaaaaaatcagaggtaACTAAGTAAAGTCTAATGTGTATGGATCTGTGGTAATTAACACTAAAAAGAGTTCCCTGTTTTAGGGAGCTTGGATATCTAGAAGTTGGAATATAGGTGAGACAAAGTCTTGAAATAAATTCAGCCCAGTGGTTATATGAATTTTTGgcactgggggtggtggtggtgagggaaAGTGCACCCAGGGAAGTATAGAGTCCTGAACCCCAACCCTAGGCCAGCTACATAAAAATTACAGAAGCCTTTGGCCTGCTAGTTAAGTGGTTCTGGTGTGTTAGGTCAACCAGTAAGCTAGGTCAAAGGAGACATTAAAGCAAGGCGCCTTCACATTCACATGCCTGAAAGTATCTTTAGGGATTCTTTTCCTCGAGTTTGAAAATACTTATCTACTTTTAATTAGCCTTCATGAATTCTACAGCTCGTTCAAAAAACATCTGACCCTTTGTGCCACTCCTCTTTGTGAATGACTGTATACAACAAATGGGACTAGAATAAAACTCTTATTTAAGAGCTTTTCTCTAAATAGGGATAAGCAAGATTAGCAAGTTCAACAGACCATAAGACCTTGTAGACAACTAATAGATATTCTCCATCAAGGGAAAGATGACACTGAAGAGTAGGTGCCAGGTAGGTGAGAAGGTAAATGGCAGTCAGTGTCTCACATGTTATGACAACAAAAGAGACCACTGGGAGGTGTCTGGAGACAACTAAAACTGTCCATAATATCTATATGAGAAGCAAATTTACTTACAGAGGGGAAGGATGGCCCAGGCAGCTGAAGTCCCTTTTGGGGGAACACTGACTTCTGATACTGCTGTGGTCACATTGATCCCTACAAGGACATATAAGGAATCAGTCTATAAAGATTTGAATTAAGACTTAGACATCTACTGATTAGGTAGAGATCCTCAGACCTTTGTACTTAATATTGATTTCTAGCATCCATTATAATTAGATATCAGAAGACCTTAGGCTTAGAATTATTTGAGATACATTAAACCTGTAGGTTTAAATAAGTCAAGAGAAATCCAGGATATGCAGGGTCTAAATCTTTGGACTTTAGGCACAAGTCGCCAGTTGGGGCAGAACCAGTAGTTAAAAGCTGCATTAATTATTTAAGCGGCAGTTAGTTGCGATTAACATTTTGCAGGGCTGGACCCAATACCTCCAGGAACCAGTGCACTAGTTCGAAGAATATCTGTTGTGTTGATATCTTTTGTCTCACTGTAAGTCACAGGAGTTGAAGTACCTGGATTATAAAAACCAAGAACCTGGTTAAGGCCAAGGTTTCTGAGTTGCTGACTGTGTAGTTCAGAGAAGCCACTCTGAAAGGTTATATTTACTCCAGGTAAAAAAGACCATCTGTTGCAGAATTAACTTGTAAAATGGACATATCTGAATGGAGAGAAATAGCCAGCTTTGTGCAAAAATCCAAAAATGTAGGAAATGTTGGGCAGGGCAGTCAGCATGTGTAATTTGACAACTCAGAAAGATTAAGACAAATGGATTCCTCTAAACAAAGCCCCAAGCTCCTGAAATTTCCACAAATGTTCTCAAAACTACTCTAGTGTGCTATGCACACCAGGGGGTCTTGTACCTATTTTCTAAGAAAACTAAGTGCTTATTATGGTACTACATAATGAGGCTAATTAAGACATCACTACGTGAGCTCCTTGCTTACAATCAGCAAGTTCAGTTTGCTTCTTAATCAAAACCCCGAGAATAGACTATTAACATTCAAGTTCAGGGTGTTTATGAGTTTAAACTTGTGTGATCGACTGAGGCCAGTAAGTGTCCTGGAACCGTGGCCTCCTTACCCAAGTGCCTCCAGTATATTTGTTTAGCCCTCTATGGAAGACTTTAATTAGCTAACTATTGACTAGCTCAGGGGCTATTATAGAGCAATGGGTACAAGTTAGCAAGTGGTACATTAACACTTTTGTCCCTTCTAAACTCAATCGACGTTGAAATGGATTACAAGTGAGGCCCAAAGCACAGATAGAATGAATGCCTACCATACAAACATAACACCTAATCACTTATTCTGAAATCAGTTTCAAAGGTGAGCCACAACAGAGTCTCTAAAATCCAGGTACATTGTAGCTGGTGTCTTACAGTGCTCATTCATGTCTTGCTTGTGGTTGAAATTCTGAAAACCTTACTTTGACACTGTCGTCCATTTTCTTCGAGATTGTAGCCATTGGGACAGGAACAGGTATATTTTGGAGAGTGGTCATTGATCTGTGGTGCTGGCAGGCAGAGATATTCACATCCTCCATTCTCCATATCATCTTCGCACCAATTTTTACCTAGTTGGGgaaaaaaagtcatttaaaaataagcactGGAGTGTTAACTACCTGGAGTCTCTGTGGAGCTTAAGTTTATCTACTCTATCAGTTCTTCAAGTGAGACTAACATCAATGAAGAATGGGTATTGCTGGTGTTGAATGGGTTTCAACCAATGTACTTGAAGTACACTCTAAAGATAACTAATTCAGGGGCTTCTTGGAAGTAGAGTAAGAAAGAGTTATGCCTTCGATGGGTAGATATGAAGGATGGTGAGAGACCAGGCCTGGCTCACACTGTTTATTCAAAGCTCAGAGCAAAGACTCAGAAGAAGGAGACAAATCATAATTCCCTGGCTTTATATTGGCTCACTCCTACAAAGTATAAAGAAACTCAGCCAGAGAGAGGTGTGAGGGTGTCATTAGATAGACAAGCTGGTGTTCCAGGCGAGAGAAAACATGACTAGATACAGTTGAACAGTTGATAACTTGCTAAATCCTATATAAGATGTGTCATAGTGGagaaaaaaggtttttttttttttttggtttttcgagacagggtttctctgtgtagccctggctgtcctggaactcactctgtagacgaggctggccttgaactcagaaatccacctgcctctgcctcccaagtgctaggattataggcatgcgccaccactgcccagcatggagAAAAAGGTATTAAAGATGAAGTTGTGTCTCTCCATAAAATTTGCACATTGAAGTCCTAACTGACAATATCTTAGAATGTGACCTTAGTTGCAGATATGGTATTGACAGAAGTCATTAGGGAAGGTCTAAACCCCAAGTATCCAGTGTCCTTCACAGAAGATGAACTATGGAtacaagcatgtaccaaaagAAGATGTGAATAGATGCtgagaaatggccatcttctagTCAAGAAGAGAGAAATCGAGCCTTCCTGCAAGTCTCCAAAAGGAACCAATGTACCAACACCTTGATTATATACTCTTAGTTTCCAGATTGAGAGACAGTAAATTTCTGTTTTAGGCATCCAATTTGTGTTACTTCAGTACAGCAAACTTAGATAACTAATTATGAGTAGTATCTGTTGCCTGAAGGTTACCATGGAAACTGGTACAACAGGCTTAACAAGGAAGAACCAGAAGATGTAGATGAAAGCTATGCCACTAGGGGTTGGAAGGAGCTAAGAGCTGACTCTGAAGCCATTTCTTTAAGATGGCTGGAAGGAGATATCAGGTATCAAGTTTGTAGTTGGGCCTAGGGTTCAAGAGGACAAAGGTTCCGTTTTAAAGGGAGTTGAGTTGCTAAGGAACCAGGAAGTAGTAAATTCAAGATCATACTACTCCTTTAGGATGGTCATTAAGGAGTGGGCACCTTCATGTTACCTGATGGCTGGACGAGTTCATGGTAGACAATGATGTCTTGGGCATCATTGAGATTGTTCACTAGTGTGGCCAGCTCTGACCCAGTGAATTTATTGGCACCATATACTGcttcattttctccatctatcCAGTAGACACGATCCTAAAACAGAACCCTACAGTTAGCATGTAGACCCAAGACTGGCAACAAATCAAGAGCTAAGGTTATCATGATTTACTTGACATTTAATGGGGCAAGGTTACTGAAAGATTCTTAGGAACACAGAGTACAAAGGGTAAGAGATGCAAGTTCTTTGTGGACTTAGCATCTAGTTTAATatataccaggttttaaggacaTAGTGTCTAATGTATACCAGGCTTTTAGGTAAAGGCTTTAGGTAAAGGTTTACTTCTCCTTTCTCTAGAACTGCTCCAAAAGTGTCCACATAGACATGAGGCATGAGTCTTACCTCAAATATGGTGAGCGCAAGAGGATGAGCTAGGAACTCCAGAGATTTGAGCACTATCCTACGATCTTGACCATTCAGGTCCACACTAGAGAGCATGTGCAACTTGGAATCCAGCCAGTAGAGGCGGCTTTTGACAAGGTCTAGGCAGGAAAATAATTGACATGATATGAGCTATTGCTGCTCTGGTTTCTATTTAAAATACTCAAAGAATCTATTCTACTTTATGGTTTCCTCTCTATTAGGAGTACTTAATGAGGACACTATAATACTTGCGAGGCCACCAaaagaatatgtgtgtgcattctcTCTGTGGGGATCAACGGGATTTCTAAGACTCTCAAAGTCATTGACTCAGGATATGCTACTTGGAGAGAGAAGGcttgtattttgttatttcttcccAGATAATTCAGAAAGAAACAGTTACAAGTTACCACCCAGAAAAAGCAAAGCACCCATGCCTACAGTGCTCCATATGAGAAGCCCAAAGATCCAAGATTCCCTGAGTTTCTGTTGCATATTAGACAAACTAGATGACAAGCCATCCATCCTGGCACTCACAATTTGTTAAGTCCACCATGTTTGTTTAGCTACTCTCGCCCAAAGTTTCTGCTATAGGTGGAACTAGAAGAATCATTTCAAATTTATAATGGGCATGCATTTAAAAACTATGAAGGTAGTTAACTAGTCAGTGACAGGGAAGGACATACATACCCAGTGTAATTCCATTAGGCCATTGGATGTCCTCTGTCACCAGTGGACGTCTATCAAATCCATTCATTCCTGCTTTTTCTATTTTAGCTGGCTCACCCCAGTCTGACCAGTAAACAAAGCTGGGAAAAGTGAAATCAGAAAAGTGCCTTAATGGATTAGAAGGAATAAAGTTGTACCTTAGAACAAAAGCTTCAAGAATGGGCAGAAAAATCTTAAGCTTGAGATTCTTGAGATAAATGCTGATGCTTAAGGCTCTAATACTGTTTTGAGTAAATTAAACTTAACAGTAGGAATTCACAAGGATTGGAGGCACAGCTCAGTGTAGAACATTTGGCCTACTACGTGTGAGGCTCTGGGTCTACTCCTCAGGACCAGAGGAGGCAATCATATAATTTCCAAGTCATAGTCATCTTGGTCTCTGTTGATCTGATATGTAACTATCAGCCGAAAGTACCATTTTTTTTGAAAGACACATTCTTTCACAACCACGAAGGAGGTCTTTTCCCATAAGCTTTATGGGAAGAGCTTGGGGATTATGTTCTAATGATGTTTCATAGGAACCAATTGTGATCGCTGCAGTCAACTATCTAAGCAGCCTGCCTCAGTGAAACATTTTGACAAAGGTCTCTTCCTCTCAAATGAACTTTCACATAATTTGCATTTCTTAGATAGAAGCCTTGAGAGGATAGGATTATGCAAATCCAAGTATTTCCTGCAAGTCCTAGATTTGAGCACCCAGAGCAGAGCGCTAAccaacccatctctctctctctctctctctctctctctctctctctctctctctctctctctctctctcacacacacacacacacacacacacacacatatatggaagtTGGGTGGGCAAAGGGTTCAGACATAGCTTTTGGTTTTTGTACTACATGAAATCTAAAGTATTACCAATGTCATCAAACAGCTGGCTAAGAACGAGCGAGATTGGGAAGGCCCATCAcacacagagctgcccagggctGTTCCATATATTGCCACTTacgacattttttttattcatatacatTCATTATGTATCACGATTGGTTTCAAGAGGATATTTTCATTCAAGTTTACCgtgtacacaatggaattttatataGCCATAGAGAAGAAGAAATTttgtcattttcaggaaaatggaggcaACTGTAGGTGATCATATTAAGCACAGACAGATGCCAAAAACAAACATCACCTCTTTTCTCCTACTTAGAGATACTAGATTTTATAAAGATAAATTGTGTGTgagtgaggggagagagagaaggagggagagagaggagaatagAGACATGAGATCAGGGAAGAAAGAGAattaatggggggggggcataaaGGAGAAAAATGGGAGGGGCTAGGGATTGAACACTGTCATTGATGTCTTGAACCAACTAATTCTGTTCCGGGGAACTCTTATGATGAGTGAGCTCTGTATGAGAAAAGCTCTCGATCTTTGTGGCTAGCACCCAAAAGGCTAAGTGAAAGACAACATAGACTACAAACCCAGACAACGGATCCACAGCTATGGAGGCAGGCTCTCGCAAGTCAGAGTTAAACAGGAACTTCCTCTTGGCTCCATCTAGGGTAGCTACTGAAATAGTCTTAGAAGCCGCATCAGTCCAGTAGATGGTCTTGTACACCCAATCAACAGCAATGGCTGCAGGATTATAGACATTGTCgatcattttaaaatgtctacCAACCTTGTCATCAATTGAGGCACTGAAACAGAATAGGTCACAAGAAATTTAAAAGTTGTCACCATAGGACCCTGGAGAATGGACTTTTCTGATTACAAAATGTTCAAGGACTTTACTCTGAAAGGACTCTAGGAACCCCATCGCTCAGCACCAAAATTATTCAGCCATGTCTCTTGGGGATGGAAAATTAGTAATACTGTAGCTTATCTAGTTGTAGATATGAACTCTAGACAGGCGCTCAGAGTCCAGCAAAATTAGAAAAGAGATATTCGACTCAGGAGCCATCATCTTGGGTCTACGGTTTCCACTGAGGAAAAGCTGCCGACATCATTTCTATTTGTAGCAAGAAAAGTCAGTTGACAACTACCAAAGGGGAGAGATTCTAATGTCATACGCAGGCATAGTCACCTTTTACATCATGATCAATGATTATCAAAGGTATAGCTGATGATCAtttaatagctttaaaaaaaaacagtgttgaATTTAAAACTCCCAGCTGAGTAGATGGTAGACTGGAGCCACAGACAAGAGAAGAGCCACCCATACTCCAATCCTTTCCACAGACCTGATGACAGTGACTTATATGTCCAGATATCAGGGATGCAAGTGGAAGTTACCTGAAGATGGCTTTTTGACTTAGGTCAGCCCAAAATAGCTTCTGAGCAGCGATGTCAGCATCGAGGGCCACCGTGTTTCTTAGTTGTTCTACAAGTTGGATATATTCCTTCCTCTCTAGGCCAATCTTCCTGATGTCTCTTCGATTAGTGAAGATCAGACTTGGCTCTTTGCCTGTAAGACATAAGCCGGGTTGATTTAGTTTTACTAGAAAGCAAGATCCCCTAAGTCACCTCCTCTCCACAGAGGACCACTTATAAAGATGATGCTGAACATCTCAGTAGTATCCAGCCTGGATTTCCAGCCCACCCCCAGGACCTGCAAGTATCTCCACCCTGTTTAGGAAGGCAGTCTTGGTATTACAGCATTCAAAAGTAGGGTGGCTGATAAACAAGTTACTTGTTTGAATTGTGCTCAGTTTTagaagcagaaaggaagaaacCATGGTGAATAGTCATAGTATCCTAGGCAAAAGGAAGGACCAAGGCAGATGCGTAGGAAGATGGTTTATTTTAAGCTGTCCTGCTGCACTAGGAGTTTAATAGCATTGCTCTGGGGTGTGACTTAATGTGTAGGTTGACCGCTGCAGTCACCGAAGGTACCTTTTGGAATCACTAACTCAAAAAGGTACAACCAGAGCAACACCAGCCCAAGTCCATTTACCTACTGCCTTGCACACGCCAGTGGCAAGATCCATTTGATAGCCACGACTACATTCACACTTGTAACCGCCTTTTAAGTTGATACAAATTTGACTGCAGATCCCCGGATTTTGGCATTCATCAATATCTAGGAGGGAAATTAGAATTAGTCTTGTTCTTCCTAGGCCTTCCTGGATGTAGGCTGCTCtctcccatgtcctccagggGTCAAGCTCTTAGCTTCCACTCACCTCCACAGGTTTTCCTATCTATCAGTTCAAACCCAGCCGCACAGTCACATTCATAGCCTATAACTAGGTCTTTGCAGATATGGGAACAGCCACCGTTATTGACCAAGCATTCATTGATATCTGGAATGAAAGAGTAGTAAAGTCATCcgatagctctttttttttttttttttgcctttttaaaaaattaattaattaattaatttttttaatatttttattttctatattctttgtttacattccaaatgatttcccctttcccggatccctcctccccatatgtcccataaaccttcttctctccatcccttctccaatcacctccctcctttttctctgtccttatattcccttccaatgctagatcaatcctttccagaatcaggaccctctccatacttcttcatgggagtcatttgttatgcaatttttttttgcttttaatataaTGTTTTAGATTTATGTTCCTTGAGACTTCCACCTACAGGTTCGATATATTTTGGTCACACCCACCACCCCGCACCCCACCCAACAACTCTCTGAAGATGCTGTACAAATGTCTCTCTCCCAGCTTCTTGGTGccccttctgttttctgttttgtaaacCCGGAGTCCAAATTGGTATGGCATCTTATTCTTAATTGATAGTTGTCTTATTCACATTCAATCTCAGACTATCAGTGACGGCTTTTCTTAGATTCGATTATTTGTTTTGTATATACAAATTACAGGCTGGATGGTAGTTAGTTACAAAGAATTTACTCAAGTGTTGCTATGATTTTTTAGCTATCTTAAGGGGTTCCTCAACCCTGAGGTAGATTGTCACTGAGGTAGAATTCCATTTTGTAACACTTTATCTTCAAGCCTAACTACTAAAATTTAGCTCATTCTGAGTTCAACAGGGAACAAAGCAGGGTCCAAACAGCATTAGTTCTGATGGGCTGAATGGAGCCTCCCAGCTCTGGCCTTGAACAAGCTCCCCACTTACTGCATTCCTTCAGGGGCTCGTCGCTCCAGTCCCTGCAGTCCTGTTCCTGGTCACATACTTTGCTGATGTCTATGCATTCCCCACTTCTGCACTTGAACTTTCCAGGGCCCAGGCACTGATTGACTGTAAAACcaaacacaggagaaaagttccacTGTTGGTCTGACCGAAGTGGGCAATGGCCTAACCGAACACGATGGGGAAAGAACCTCACCATTTTTGCAGTTGACTTCATCAGAGCCATCAACACAGTCTCGGATGCCATTGCATTGCCTGCTGCCATGGATACAGCTACCATCTTCACATTCAAACTGGTCAGGTCTGCAGGTTCGAGAAGCTATGAAAGGAGGTAACAACGATGGAATGAAGCCAGCCGAATGGCTTCTGGTCGGCACGCAGAAGAGAACTGGAAAGTTACTTACGACAGTTGACCTCATCGCTGCCGTCCTTGCAGTCAGGGTCTCCATCACACCGCCATTTTTTGTGAATGCACTCGCCAGAGCCACACTGGATCTCACTGGTGGGACATTTGGTATGTATCACAGGCTGACGGCCACACTGCTCAAGAGACTCATCTGATTGGTCAGAACAGTCTGCGTCATCATCACACACCCAGCTGAGGGGGATGCAAGAAGAGGTGCTGCACTGGAACTCGTGGGCACCGCAGGTTGGAGGCGCACAGTCTAGCTCGTCACTGCCATCGTCACAGTCATCCTGGCCATTGCACACAAAGTTCCTGGAGACGCAGCGGCCGCTGGAGCAAGTGAACTCATCCACACTACACGTTATGTTGCCTGTTAGAAGGAGGATGCCCATTGAAAGTACATCAGCTCTTTGTAAGAAAAACATAAGCCTCTCATCACCAAATCAAATATATTCATCTTTGATGATTAACTCTTTAGCTTTCTAATTGAAAAGCTATAGTGCTGTTATATTGAGAACAAGTTTCTGAAATATGACAAAACAGTTTCACAGTATAAAATAAGATGCAGCCATACTATGtataagagcagaaataaaggacCAAGAAAACAGTAGAAGGCTGGAGACTAATTTGAGATGAGACCCACAACTGACACTTAAAGGGACAGTGTTCAAAAACTTAAGCTGGTATTGGGCATTTCATTTTGGAAGGCAGGGTTATACCTAGACCAACCTATTGCATGTCAGCCCAAATCATATCACTAGCTGAGAATATCCATCAGCTATATGGGCAAGGTATAATGGATATTAAGGCACtatacaaaaagaaacaaaccaaagaaacctTTACATGGTTACCTCCTTTTGAgtcttttaaataaacattaggAATACCATCGTAATAATctttaggtattttttaaaaaaaatgtttctgctAAGACTAGGAGTTGCAGCCTAGCAACCTCTCATGCTATTGATGAGAAGGTATTCTTGGTAGCCAGTTTAGATTTTGATGTAAATTCCTGCCAAACATACCAAGGTTATAATTTGGTGGTAACTGGACAGGAGACCACGACTCTCTTGGGAAGCAAAGTGTAGATTTGTGAGGGAAATGTTTGGCAGCTCCAGGGCTTGCCAGGGCAATGTATGAAGCTCAATTCTGTGACTGAACGTGAAACTCATTGGACTAGGTGCAGTGGTATTACACTCACAAAGTGACTTGTAATGCCAGACTAGGGTTTGACTTGCAAGGACCCTGAGCTCCCTTGGATACTGCTGCTGCCTGAAGTTAAACTCATCAAACTTGGGTTATAGAGGCACCTTAAAGAGGTAGCAGTTTGAAAGAAGTCAGGATAATGTTTATCTAACCTGCAGATTTTCTCCAGGGCCTCACCTTTAACATGGAACCCTTCATTATACACTTTCCAAGAATATAGGCATGAAAGAATAGGAAACAGCGCTAGCATTCAGAGATAGGAATCATAATAGGACACACAGGTCAGGTAGACTTTCTAAGTATTTGCTGGCAACACGCTAGAACATGTTTCTCTGCTCACTTAACCATAGATTCTAGTTGGTGGCAGGTACCTTATCCCAAGAAGCTAATCTAACTAAAGCTAGGAATGTGTCTCTTGGCCCTATCACTTTCTAGTTTTATTGACCCACTGTAAGAAAGGCCCATGAATTACTGCCATAAAAGACAGAAGCCCATATCGCTGCTACCTTACTAAGCTATGCTAAATGTACTATGCTGAACATAATCACCAAGATGACTTCTCTGCTTGCTTCTATCTGCAAGCAAGCAGAAGACGTACCAGGCAATGGTCAATTACCAGGAAAAGGCCTTTCACAGTTTTATGGTGGTTACGAAGGACAAATATTGAGCAGACAGCGAAGCCACTGCCAAGTGGGCCAGCGGCACTGGGTCTTCGGGCTTAGGTTAGCATCCCTTGCCCACCTTTCTTTAGGGAAAGGGTCTCTGGGGTATGCCACTGCACACTGGTCTTCTTACCACAGTTTTCTTCATCGTCTCCATTGTCACAATCATTTTCACCATCGCATCTCCAGGACACTGGGATACATTGAGTAGAACGGGCGCCACAGCTGATTTCATTAATGCGGCATGTTCTCATATCTGTTGATGACATACAGTCTCAAAAGAGCCTCCAAACTGGTCAGTGCAAAAGCTGCTGCTCCCGTGCTGCCTGGAAGTGCAACACCTGGGACTCAGTGCTCAGGCACACAGGGCACACCGAGTGGCGGAAGCTGGGCAGATCCTTCGCCAGCTCCGTCCTTAGAAGCTACGCCAAGCAAGGTCGCCTGGCAGCGTACCTGAGAACCTTGACCAGGTTACTCCTTCAAGGCTCTGCCGCACGCTTAGTTCTGGCCTCTGTTTTACTTGGCACAGTTAAGTTGACTTGTCAGCCTGCTCCTAGTCCATTACTTATGTTTGGATATCAGTGGGCATACCAGATATTGTCACCTAATCCTGATTCCATTAAAGGTCAGATGTGCGCTACTACCTATGAGACATTGATGGAACAGTTTCCTTCCTAGGCCCCCTTTCACGTCTTTCTTTGTATACATGAAGAGGACTATGCCCTCATTATTGATTTTACCATGTCACTCACCACTGAAACAAGGGGTTGAATCTGTGTAGATCCTGTCTAGGACCCT
This portion of the Apodemus sylvaticus chromosome 1, mApoSyl1.1, whole genome shotgun sequence genome encodes:
- the Vldlr gene encoding very low-density lipoprotein receptor isoform X2; protein product: MGTSARWALWLLLALCWAPRDSGATASGKKAKCDNSQFQCTNGRCITLLWKCDGDEDCADGSDEKNCVKKTCAESDFVCKNGQCVPNRWQCDGDPDCEDGSDESPEQCHMRTCRINEISCGARSTQCIPVSWRCDGENDCDNGDDEENCGNITCSVDEFTCSSGRCVSRNFVCNGQDDCDDGSDELDCAPPTCGAHEFQCSTSSCIPLSWVCDDDADCSDQSDESLEQCGRQPVIHTKCPTSEIQCGSGECIHKKWRCDGDPDCKDGSDEVNCPSRTCRPDQFECEDGSCIHGSRQCNGIRDCVDGSDEVNCKNVNQCLGPGKFKCRSGECIDISKVCDQEQDCRDWSDEPLKECNINECLVNNGGCSHICKDLVIGYECDCAAGFELIDRKTCGDIDECQNPGICSQICINLKGGYKCECSRGYQMDLATGVCKAVGKEPSLIFTNRRDIRKIGLERKEYIQLVEQLRNTVALDADIAAQKLFWADLSQKAIFSASIDDKVGRHFKMIDNVYNPAAIAVDWVYKTIYWTDAASKTISVATLDGAKRKFLFNSDLREPASIAVDPLSGFVYWSDWGEPAKIEKAGMNGFDRRPLVTEDIQWPNGITLDLVKSRLYWLDSKLHMLSSVDLNGQDRRIVLKSLEFLAHPLALTIFEDRVYWIDGENEAVYGANKFTGSELATLVNNLNDAQDIIVYHELVQPSGKNWCEDDMENGGCEYLCLPAPQINDHSPKYTCSCPNGYNLEENGRQCQRINVTTAVSEVSVPPKGTSAAWAILPLLLLVMAAVGGYLMWRNWQHKNMKSMNFDNPVYLKTTEEDLSIDIGRHSASVGHTYPAISVVSTDDDLA
- the Vldlr gene encoding very low-density lipoprotein receptor isoform X1 encodes the protein MGTSARWALWLLLALCWAPRDSGATASGKKAKCDNSQFQCTNGRCITLLWKCDGDEDCADGSDEKNCVKKTCAESDFVCKNGQCVPNRWQCDGDPDCEDGSDESPEQCHMRTCRINEISCGARSTQCIPVSWRCDGENDCDNGDDEENCGNITCSVDEFTCSSGRCVSRNFVCNGQDDCDDGSDELDCAPPTCGAHEFQCSTSSCIPLSWVCDDDADCSDQSDESLEQCGRQPVIHTKCPTSEIQCGSGECIHKKWRCDGDPDCKDGSDEVNCPSRTCRPDQFECEDGSCIHGSRQCNGIRDCVDGSDEVNCKNVNQCLGPGKFKCRSGECIDISKVCDQEQDCRDWSDEPLKECNINECLVNNGGCSHICKDLVIGYECDCAAGFELIDRKTCGDIDECQNPGICSQICINLKGGYKCECSRGYQMDLATGVCKAVGKEPSLIFTNRRDIRKIGLERKEYIQLVEQLRNTVALDADIAAQKLFWADLSQKAIFSASIDDKVGRHFKMIDNVYNPAAIAVDWVYKTIYWTDAASKTISVATLDGAKRKFLFNSDLREPASIAVDPLSGFVYWSDWGEPAKIEKAGMNGFDRRPLVTEDIQWPNGITLDLVKSRLYWLDSKLHMLSSVDLNGQDRRIVLKSLEFLAHPLALTIFEDRVYWIDGENEAVYGANKFTGSELATLVNNLNDAQDIIVYHELVQPSGKNWCEDDMENGGCEYLCLPAPQINDHSPKYTCSCPNGYNLEENGRQCQSTSTPVTYSETKDINTTDILRTSALVPGGINVTTAVSEVSVPPKGTSAAWAILPLLLLVMAAVGGYLMWRNWQHKNMKSMNFDNPVYLKTTEEDLSIDIGRHSASVGHTYPAISVVSTDDDLA